Proteins found in one Lycium ferocissimum isolate CSIRO_LF1 chromosome 6, AGI_CSIRO_Lferr_CH_V1, whole genome shotgun sequence genomic segment:
- the LOC132059455 gene encoding uncharacterized protein LOC132059455 — protein MTSVFNEEILADKLSKLNSTQQCIETLSHWCIFHRDKAELVVTTWGKQFHSSEMAQKVPLLYLANDILQNSKRKGNEFVTEFWKVLPGALKEVVGKGDDHGKNVVSRLVNIWEERRVFGSRTQSLKDTMLGEELPPPLEFGRKRSRSVRIVKRDSRSIKTKLTVGGTAEKIVSAFHSVISEHSTEDEEMSKCKSSVHHVRKMEKDVDMALAKAKDPKRKTLSKELEEEESILKQCIEKLKVVEANRLTLVSQLREALNEQESELENVRTQIQVAEAQAGEASNMRKHLDDEDFVGEKKPLAITSTSASSKKTAAAIAAEVADKLTASSSSQYIMSSVLSTFAAEAAKTAGLSKPATNNSISKPEKSLSDSNVLMPAQQLLNPPQSNPYQSMMVPHPTVHGQMPNTPGQYHSNPTSQQYLQSSAGMVSPYAYALPSVPPPPAPASYMMQQQYVVQQQQVPLPQQAPPPNFRPLTPIQPPGMVYYSQPHHSQ, from the exons ATGACTAGTGTTTTCAATGAGGAGATACTTGCAGACAAGCTTTCAAAGCTCAACAGCACTCAGCAGTGCATTGAAA CATTGTCCCATTGGTGTATCTTCCACCGAGATAAAGCAGAGCTGGTTGTTACAACATGGGGTAAACAGTTCCACAGTTCCGAAATGGCTCAGAAAGTCCCTCTACTGTACCTTGCAAATGACATCCTGCAAAACAGCAAGCGTAAAGGAAATGAGTTTGTCACCGAGTTTTGGAAGGTTCTTCCTGGAGCACTCAAGGAGGTTGTCGGAAAAGGCGATGACCATGGAAAGAATGTAGTTTCCAGATTG GTTAATATATGGGAAGAAAGGAGAGTTTTTGGATCTCGTACACAGAGCCTGAAAGATACAATGCTTGGAGAAGAGCTGCCACCGCCAttagaatttggaagaaaacgAAGTCGTTCTGTCAGAATAGTTAAAAGAGATTCGCGATCCATAAAAACG AAATTGACTGTTGGAGGAACAGCTGAAAAAATAGTGTCAGCATTTCACTCGGTAATCAGCGAGCATTCTACTGAAGATGAAGAAATGAGCAAATGCAAGTCTTCTGTTCACCATGTGAGAAAGATGGAAAAGGATGTCGACATGGCCCTTGCAAAAG CAAAAGATCCAAAGAGAAAGACCTTATCCAAAGAACTGGAGGAGGAAGAAAGTATTTTGAAACAGTGTATTGAGAAACTTAAAGTTGTTGAGGCAAATAGATTGACTCTTGTGTCACAGTTAAGAGAAGCACTAAATGAACAG GAATCTGAACTAGAGAACGTTCGGACTCAGATACAG GTGGCTGAAGCACAGGCAGGGGAAGCCAGCAATATGCGTAAGCATCTGGATGACGAAGATTTTGTGGGAGAAAAAAAGCCTTTGGCTATAACATCAACATCAGCATCAAGCAAGAAGACAGCTGCGGCAATTGCAGCTGAGGTAGCTGACAAGCTTACAGCTTCTAGCTCCTCTCAGTATATCATGTCATCGGTCCTCTCTACATTTGCTGCTGAGGCGGCAAAAACAGCCGGACTGTCAAAACCAGCCACCAACAATTCTATTTCAAAACCAGAAAAGTCTCTATCAGATTCAAATGTTTTAATGCCAGCACAACAGTTACTTAATCCTCCCCAAAGTAACCCTTATCAGTCAATGATGGTTCCTCATCCCACAGTGCATGGTCAAATGCCAAATACTCCGGGTCAATATCATTCTAATCCAACATCCCAGCAGTATTTACAGTCATCAGCAGGAATGGTGAGCCCTTATGCTTATGCTTTGCCATCTGTACCACCTCCGCCAGCACCTGCATCGTATATGATGCAGCAACAATATGTAGTACAACAGCAACAAGTACCGTTACCTCAACAAGCTCCGCCTCCTAATTTCCGTCCTTTAACACCTATTCAGCCTCCTGGAATGGTGTACTATTCTCAACCACATCATTCACAATGA